In Saccharomyces cerevisiae S288C chromosome XV, complete sequence, the following proteins share a genomic window:
- the IRA2 gene encoding Ras GTPase activating protein IRA2 (GTPase-activating protein; negatively regulates RAS by converting it from the GTP- to the GDP-bound inactive form, required for reducing cAMP levels under nutrient limiting conditions; IRA2 has a paralog, IRA1, that arose from the whole genome duplication; defects in human homolog NF1 are associated with neurofibromatosis) yields MSQPTKNKKKEHGTDSKSSRMTRTLVNHILFERILPILPVESNLSTYSEVEEYSSFISCRSVLINVTVSRDANAMVEGTLELIESLLQGHEIISDKGSSDVIESILIILRLLSDALEYNWQNQESLHYNDISTHVEHDQEQKYRPKLNSILPDYSSTHSNGNKHFFHQSKPQALIPELASKLLESCAKLKFNTRTLQILQNMISHVHGNILTTLSSSILPRHKSYLTRHNHPSHCKMIDSTLGHILRFVAASNPSEYFEFIRKSVQVPVTQTHTHSHSHSHSLPSSVYNSIVPHFDLFSFIYLSKHNFKKYLELIKNLSVTLRKTIYHCLLLHYSAKAIMFWIMARPAEYYELFNLLKDNNNEHSKSLNTLNHTLFEEIHSTFNVNSMITTNQNAHQGSSSPSSSSPSSPPSSSSSDNNNQNIIAKSLSRQLSHHQSYIQQQSERKLHSSWTTNSQSSTSLSSSTSNSTTTDFSTHTQPGEYDPSLPDTPTMSNITISASSLLSQTPTPTTQLQQRLNSAAAAAAAAASPSNSTPTGYTAEQQSRASYDAHKTGHTGKDYDEHFLSVTRLDNVLELYTHFDDTEVLPHTSVLKFLTTLTMFDIDLFNELNATSFKYIPDCTMHRPKERTSSFNNTAHETGSEKTSGIKHITQGLKKLTSLPSSTKKTVKFVKMLLRNLNGNQAVSDVALLDTMRALLSFFTMTSAVFLVDRNLPSVLFAKRLIPIMGTNLSVGQDWNSKINNSLMVCLKKNSTTFVQLQLIFFSSAIQFDHELLLARLSIDTMANNLNMQKLCLYTEGFRIFFDIPSKKELRKAIAVKISKFFKTLFSIIADILLQEFPYFDEQITDIVASILDGTIINEYGTKKHFKGSSPSLCSTTRSRSGSTSQSSMTPVSPLGLDTDICPMNTLSLVGSSTSRNSDNVNSLNSSPKNLSSDPYLSHLVAPRARHALGGPSSIIRNKIPTTLTSPPGTEKSSPVQRPQTESISATPMAITNSTPLSSAAFGIRSPLQKIRTRRYSDESLGKFMKSTNNYIQEHLIPKDLNEATLQDARRIMINIFSIFKRPNSYFIIPHNINSNLQWVSQDFRNIMKPIFVAIVSPDVDLQNTAQSFMDTLLSNVITYGESDENISIEGYHLLCSYTVTLFAMGLFDLKINNEKRQILLDITVKFMKVRSHLAGIAEASHHMEYISDSEKLTFPLIMGTVGRALFVSLYSSQQKIEKTLKIAYTEYLSAINFHERNIDDADKTWVHNIEFVEAMCHDNYTTSGSIAFQRRTRNNILRFATIPNAILLDSMRMIYKKWHTYTHSKSLEKQERNDFRNFAGILASLSGILFINKKILQEMYPYLLDTVSELKKNIDSFISKQCQWLNYPDLLTRENSRDILSVELHPLSFNLLFNNLRLKLKELACSDLSIPENESSYVLLEQIIKMLRTILGRDDDNYVMMLFSTEIVDLIDLLTDEIKKIPAYCPKYLKAIIQMTKMFSALQHSEVNLGVKNHFHVKNKWLRQITDWFQVSIAREYDFENLSKPLKEMDLVKRDMDILYIDTAIEASTAIAYLTRHTFLEIPPAASDPELSRSRSVIFGFYFNILMKGLEKSSDRDNYPVFLRHKMSVLNDNVILSLTNLSNTNVDASLQFTLPMGYSGNRNIRNAFLEVFINIVTNYRTYTAKTDLGKLEAADKFLRYTIEHPQLSSFGAAVCPASDIDAYAAGLINAFETRNATHIVVAQLIKNEIEKSSRPTDILRRNSCATRSLSMLARSKGNEYLIRTLQPLLKKIIQNRDFFEIEKLKPEDSDAERQIELFVKYMNELLESISNSVSYFPPPLFYICQNIYKVACEKFPDHAIIAAGSFVFLRFFCPALVSPDSENIIDISHLSEKRTFISLAKVIQNIANGSENFSRWPALCSQKDFLKECSDRIFRFLAELCRTDRTIDIQVRTDPTPIAFDYQFLHSFVYLYGLEVRRNVLNEAKHDDGDIDGDDFYKTTFLLIDDVLGQLGQPKMEFSNEIPIYIREHMDDYPELYEFMNRHAFRNIETSTAYSPSVHESTSSEGIPIITLTMSNFSDRHVDIDTVAYKFLQIYARIWTTKHCLIIDCTEFDEGGLDMRKFISLVMGLLPEVAPKNCIGCYYFNVNETFMDNYGKCLDKDNVYVSSKIPHYFINSNSDEGLMKSVGITGQGLKVLQDIRVSLHDITLYDEKRNRFTPVSLKIGDIYFQVLHETPRQYKIRDMGTLFDVKFNDVYEISRIFEVHVSSITGVAAEFTVTFQDERRLIFSSPKYLEIVKMFYYAQIRLESEYEMDNNSSTSSPNSNNKDKQQKERTKLLCHLLLVSLIGLFDESKKMKNSSYNLIAATEASFGLNFGSHFHRSPEVYVPEDTTTFLGVIGKSLAESNPELTAYMFIYVLEALKNNVIPHVYIPHTICGLSYWIPNLYQHVYLADDEEGPENISHIFRILIRLSVRETDFKAVYMQYVWLLLLDDGRLTDIIVDEVINHALERDSENRDWKKTISLLTVLPTTEVANNIIQKILAKIRSFLPSLKLEAMTQSWSELTILVKISIHVFFETSLLVQMYLPEILFIVSLLIDVGPRELRSSLHQLLMNVCHSLAINSALPQDHRNNLDEISDIFAHQKVKFMFGFSEDKGRILQIFSASSFASKFNILDFFINNILLLMEYSSTYEANVWKTRYKKYVLESVFTSNSFLSARSIMIVGIMGKSYITEGLCKAMLIETMKVIAEPKITDEHLFLAISHIFTYSKIVEGLDPNLDLMKHLFWFSTLFLESRHPIIFEGALLFVSNCIRRLYMAQFENESETSLISTLLKGRKFAHTFLSKIENLSGIVWNEDNFTHILIFIINKGLSNPFIKSTAFDFLKMMFRNSYFEHQINQKSDHYLCYMFLLYFVLNCNQFEELLGDVDFEGEMVNIENKNTIPKILLEWLSSDNENANITLYQGAILFKCSVTDEPSRFRFALIIRHLLTKKPICALRFYSVIRNEIRKISAFEQNSDCVPLAFDILNLLVTHSESNSLEKLHEESIERLTKRGLSIVTSSGIFAKNSDMMIPLDVKPEDIYERKRIMTMILSRMSCSA; encoded by the coding sequence ATGTCCCAGCCCACTAAgaataagaagaaagaacaCGGGACCGATTCCAAGTCATCCCGCATGACTCGGACGTTGGTTaatcatattctttttgaaagaattctCCCGATCCTTCCGGTGGAGTCTAATCTAAGTACCTATTCGGAAGTGGAAGAGTATTCCTCATTCATTTCATGCAGATCTGTGCTCATTAACGTTACCGTTTCCCGAGATGCAAATGCTATGGTGGAAGGCACCTTGGAGTTGATAGAATCGCTTCTTCAAGGGCACGAAATCATTTCAGATAAGGGTAGCAGTGACGTTATTGAATCAATACTGATTATACTAAGATTGTTAAGTGATGCGCTAGAGTATAATTGGCAAAATCAAGAAAGCCTTCATTACAACGACATTTCGACTCACGTAGAACATGACCAAGAACAGAAGTACAGACCAAAGCTTAACAGTATTCTGCCCGACTACTCGTCGACTCATTCCAATGGCAACAAACACTTTTTCCACCAGAGCAAACCTCAGGCACTGATACCGGAACTGGCATCGAAATTGCTTGAGAGTTGCGCGAAGTTGAAGTTCAATACAAGAACTTTGcaaattttacaaaatatGATCAGTCATGTTCATGGAAACATTCTAACGACTTTGAGTTCCTCGATTCTTCCCCGCCACAAATCCTATCTGACAAGGCACAACCATCCTTCTCATTGTAAAATGATTGACTCTACTCTAGGCCATATTCTCCGATTTGTAGCGGCTTCCAATCCGTCCGagtattttgaatttatcaGAAAGAGTGTGCAAGTGCCCGTAACACAGACACACACGCATTCACACTCCCATTCACACTCTTTGCCATCTTCCGTTTATAACAGCATAGTGCCCCACTTTGATCTTTTCAGCTTCATCTATTTAAGCAAGCATAATTTTAAGAAATACTTGGAACTCATCAAAAACTTATCGGTGACGTTAAGGAAAACGATTTATCATTGCCTACTTTTGCATTACAGCGCCAAAGCAATAATGTTTTGGATAATGGCTAGGCCTGCGGAATATTATGAACTCTTCAACTTattaaaagataataacaatgaaCACTCGAAATCCTTAAACACGTTAAACCATACACTTTTCGAGGAGATCCATTCGACTTTTAATGTGAATAGCATGATAACCACCAATCAAAATGCTCATCAAGGCTCATCTTCCCCTTCGTCCTCCTCGCCATCGTCACCACCTAGCTCATCATCATCGGATAACAACAATCAAAACATAATAGCAAAATCCTTAAGTCGTCAGCTTTCTCACCACCAGTCATACATTCAACAGCAGTCTGAAAGAAAACTACATTCTTCATGGACTACAAACTCTCAATCCTCTACTTCACTGTCATCTTCAACGTCTAATTCAACAACAACTGATTTCTCTACTCACACTCAACCAGGAGAATATGACCCTTCCTTACCAGATACTCCCACGATGTCTAACATCACTATTAGTGcatcttcattattatcTCAAACTCCAACTCCAACAACACAATTGCAACAGCGGTTGAACTCAGCAGCTGCAGCCGCCGCCGCAGCTGCTTCACCATCGAATTCCACCCCAACTGGATACACAGCAGAGCAACAAAGTCGCGCTTCATACGATGCACACAAAACTGGCCATACTGGTAAGGATTATGACGAACATTTTTTGTCTGTCACTCGTTTGGATAATGTTTTGGAGTTATACACGCACTTTGATGATACTGAGGTACTACCACACACATCCGTACTGAAGTTTTTAACTACTTTGACAATGTTCGATATTGACCTTTTTAATGAATTAAACGCTACATCATTCAAATATATTCCTGATTGTACTATGCATCgtccaaaagaaagaacaagTTCTTTCAATAATACTGCACACGAGACAGGTTCCGAAAAGACTTCGGGTATAAAACATATTACACAAGGcttaaagaaattaactTCTTTACCTTCCTCAACCAAAAAAACTGTAAAATTTGTGAAGATGTTGCTAAGAAATTTAAATGGGAATCAAGCTGTATCAGATGTTGCCCTCTTAGATACAATGAGGGCCTTACTATCATTCTTTACAATGACTTCTGCGGTCTTTCTCGTGGATAGAAACTTACCCTCAGTACTTTTTGCCAAGAGACTCATCCCCATAATGGGGACAAATTTAAGCGTCGGTCAAGACtggaattcaaaaataaataacaGTTTGATGgtttgtttgaaaaaaaactccACCACGTTTGTTCAATTACAATTAATATTCTTCTCTTCAGCTATTCAATTCGATCATGAATTATTACTGGCACGTCTGAGCATCGATACAATGGCCAACAATTTAAACATGCAGAAGCTATGCCTTTATACTGAAGGATTCAGGATATTCTTCGACATACCAAGTAAGAAGGAATTGCGGAAGGCAATTGCGGTTaaaatttctaaatttttcaaaacattaTTCTCCATTATAGCAGATATTCTTTTACAAGAATTTCCGTATTTTGATGAGCAAATCACCGACATAGTTGCTTCCATTCTTGACGGTACAATTATCAATGAGTATGGTACGAAGAAACATTTCAAGGGGAGCTCACCCTCTTTATGTTCGACAACCCGGTCAAGATCAGGATCTACATCTCAAAGTTCAATGACACCAGTTTCTCCGCTGGGACTGGATACTGATATATGTCCAATGAACACCCTGTCTTTAGTTGGTTCAAGTACTTCAAGAAATTCTGACAACGTTAATTCATTAAACAGTTCACCAAAGAACTTGTCTTCTGATCCATACTTGTCACATCTTGTGGCCCCAAGAGCGCGTCATGCTTTAGGTGGGCCATCTAGTATTATAAGGAATAAAATACCGACTACATTGACTTCACCTCCAGGAACGGAAAAATCTTCACCAGTACAACGTCCGCAAACGGAAAGCATCAGTGCCACACCAATGGCCATAACAAATTCTACTCCATTATCGTCGGCAGCATTCGGAATTCGATCGCCTTTGCAGAAAATAAGAACGAGGCGTTATTCCGATGAAAGTTTAGGAAAATTCATGAAATCAACAAATAATTACATTCAAGAACATTTGATACCAAAAGATTTGAATGAAGCAACTCTTCAAGATGCTAGAAGAATAATGattaatattttcagtATTTTTAAGAGACCGAATAGTTACTTCATCATTCCTCACAATATAAACTCGAATTTACAATGGGTTTCGCAGGATTTTAGAAATATTATGAAACCGATTTTCGTCGCCATCGTAAGTCCGGATGTAGATTTACAGAATACTGCTCAATCATTCATGGATACCTTATTATCGAATGTTATTACTTATGGTGAATCAGATGAGAATATCAGTATTGAAGGGTATCATCTTCTTTGCAGTTACACTGTAACATTATTTGCAATGGGCCTTTTcgatttgaaaattaataatgaaaagCGTCAAATTCTCTTGGATATAACTGTCAAGTTTATGAAGGTTAGATCACATTTAGCAGGGATCGCGGAGGCCTCACACCACATGGAATACATAAGTGATTCTGAAAAACTCACCTTTCCGCTGATTATGGGGACTGTTGGTAGGGCCCTATTTGTTTCATTATACTCTAgtcaacaaaaaattgaaaagactTTAAAGATTGCTTACACAGAGTATCTTTCTGCAATCAATTTTCATGAGAGGAATATTGATGATGCTGATAAAACTTGGGTTCATAATATTGAGTTTGTAGAAGCGATGTGTCATGACAACTACACAACTTCTGGTTCAATTGCTTTCCAAAGGAGGACaagaaataatattttACGATTTGCTACTATTCCTAACGCTATCTTACTTGATTCTATGAGGATGATCTATAAGAAGTGGCATACTTACACACACAGTAAAAGTTtagaaaaacaagaacgGAACGACTTCAGAAATTTCGCGGGTATTTTAGCCTCTTTGTCGGGTATCCtattcatcaataaaaagaTATTGCAAGAAATGTATCCATACCTACTCGACACCGTTtcagaattgaaaaaaaatatagacTCTTTTATCTCAAAACAATGCCAATGGTTAAACTATCCGGATTTATTAACGAGAGAAAATTCAAGAGATATTCTAAGTGTAGAACTGCATCCTTTGTCTTTTAACTTActttttaataatttgaGGCTCAAGTTAAAAGAACTTGCTTGTTCAGACTTATCAATaccagaaaatgaaagttcCTATGTTTTATTAGAACAAATAATCAAAATGCTGCGGACAATCCTAGGTCGTGATGATGACAATTATGTAATGATGCTTTTTTCCACAGAGATTGTAGATCTTATTGATTTATTGAcagatgaaataaaaaaaataccagCCTATTGTCCAAAATATCTCAAGGCAATTATTCAAATGACCAAAATGTTCAGTGCCTTGCAGCACTCAGAGGTTAATTTAGGTGTCAAAAATCATTTTCAcgttaaaaataaatggtTGAGGCAAATCACTGATTGGTTTCAAGTGAGTATTGCGAGAGAGTACGATTTCGAAAACTTGTCAAAACCTCTAAAAGAAATGGATTTGGTAAAAAGAGACATGGATATTCTATACATAGATACGGCAATCGAAGCTTCAACCGCTATTGCGTACCTCACGAGACATACTTTCTTAGAGATTCCACCTGCCGCGTCAGATCCCGAACTATCTCGATCTAGGTCTGTGATATTTGGGTTTTATTTCAACATCTTAATGAAAGGCCTTGAAAAAAGTAGTGATCGTGACAATTACCCAGTATTCTTGAGGCACAAAATGAGTGTCCTCAACGACAATGTAATACTTTCATTAACAAATCTTTCAAACACCAATGTTGATGCGAGTTTGCAGTTCACCTTACCGATGGGCTATTCCGGAAATCGAAACATTAGGAATGCATTTTTGGAGGTCTTCATTAATATCGTTACGAACTATCGGACATACACGGCTAAAACTGACCTTGGAAAATTAGAGGCAGCAGACAAATTTTTGCGATATACGATTGAACATCCCCAGCTATCGTCCTTTGGAGCAGCGGTTTGTCCCGCTAGCGATATTGATGCTTATGCTGCTGGCTTAATAAATGCATTTGAAACGAGGAATGCCACCCACATTGTAGTGGCACAGTTgattaaaaatgaaattgaaaaatcttcCAGACCTACGGATATCCTTAGAAGAAATAGCTGTGCTACGAGATCATTATCTATGCTAGCCAGGTCCAAGGGTAACGAATATTTGATTCGCACTTTGCAACCattactaaaaaaaattatccaGAACagagatttttttgaaattgagaAACTAAAACCGGAAGATTCAGATGCTGAACGTCAAATAGAGCTCTTCGTTAAATACATGAATGAATTATTGGAATCCATATCCAACTCCGTATCTTATTTTCCCCctcctttattttatatttgcCAAAACATTTATAAAGTTGCGTGTGAAAAATTTCCGGATCACGCAATTATCGCCGCTGGGTCTTTCGTGTTTTTACGGTTTTTTTGTCCTGCTTTAGTCAGCCCTGATTCTGAAAATATCATAGATATTTCTCACTTGAGCGAAAAGCGTACCTTCATCAGCTTGGCTAAAGTTATCCAAAATATTGCCAATGGCTCAGAAAATTTCTCCAGATGGCCAGCTTTGTGTTCCCAAAAGGATTTTCTTAAGGAATGTAGCGATAGAATTTTCAGATTCCTAGCTGAACTTTGTAGAACAGATCGCACGATAGACATCCAAGTGAGAACAGACCCAACGCCAATTGCATTTGACTATCAATTCCTTCATTCCTTTGTTTACCTTTACGGTCTTGAGGTGAGAAGGAATGTGCTAAATGAAGCAAAacatgatgatggtgaCATTGATGGTGACGATTTCTATAAGACCACATTTTTACTTATTGATGATGTTCTTGGCCAATTAGGCCAACCTAAAATGGAATTTTCCAATGAAATACCAATATACATAAGAGAACATATGGACGACTATCCGGAACTGTATGAGTTCATGAATAGGCACGCGTTCAGAAACATTGAGACTTCAACAGCGTACAGCCCAAGCGTTCACGAGTCCACCTCAAGTGAAGGCATTCCAATTATTACGTTAACAATGTCAAATTTCTCAGACAGACATGTGGACATTGATACAGTTGCTTACAAGTTCTTGCAAATTTATGCTCGAATCTGGACCACCAAACACTGTTTAATAATCGACTGTACAGAATTTGACGAGGGAGGGCTTGATATGAGGaaatttatttctttggttATGGGACTATTACCAGAAGTTGCACCCAAAAATTGTATAGGCTGTTACTACTTTAACGTAAACGAGACATTTATGGATAATTATGGAAAATGTTTGGACAAAGACAACGTATATGTTTCCTCGAAAATTCCTCATTATTTCATTAATAGTAACTCTGATGAAGGACTTATGAAATCTGTGGGTATAACTGGACAAGGGTTGAAGGTTCTGCAAGATATTCGTGTCTCTCTGCATGATATCACGCTTTATGacgaaaaaagaaatagattTACGCCGGTATCGTTGAAAATAGGCGATATTTACTTTCAAGTCTTGCATGAAACTCCTAGGCAATATAAAATAAGGGACATGGGTACTTTATTCGACGTAAAATTCAATGATGTCTACGAAATTAGCCGAATATTTGAAGTACATGTTTCGTCAATAACTGGAGTGGCAGCTGAATTTACAGTAACTTTTCAGGACGAGAGAAGGTTGATTTTTAGTAGTCCGAAATACCTTGAAATTGTGAAGATGTTCTATTACGCACAGATCCGGTTAGAAAGTGAATATGAAATGGATAATAATTCGAGTACCTCCTCCCCAAATTCAAACAACAAGGACAAACAGCAGAAAGAGAGAACAAAACTATTGTGCCACCTACTGTTAGTATCTCTTATTGGTCTGTTTGATGagagtaaaaaaatgaaaaacagTTCGTATAACCTAATAGCTGCCACTGAGGCGTCATTTGGTTTGAACTTTGGCTCCCATTTTCATCGCTCTCCCGAGGTGTACGTCCCCGAAGATACTACAACATTTTTAGGTGTTATTGGAAAGTCTCTTGCAGAGTCTAATCCAGAACTCACAGCCTATATGTTTATCTATGTTTTGGAGGCATTGAAGAACAACGTAATTCCTCACGTTTACATCCCTCATACCATTTGCGGTTTGTCTTATTGGATCCCTAATTTATACCAACATGTGTATTTGgctgatgatgaagaaggcCCCGAAAACATATCTCACATTTTCCGAATTCTTATCAGGCTCTCTGTGAGAGAGACTGACTTTAAAGCCGTATACATGCAATATGTTTGGTTGCTACTTTTAGATGATGGCCGCTTAACTGACATTATCGTTGATGAAGTTATTAATCATGCGTTAGAAAGAGACTCCGAAAACCGCGattggaagaaaacaatatcgTTACTGACTGTCCTACCCACTACTGAGGTTgctaataatattattcaaaaaatattggcAAAAATTAGATCATTTTTACCGTCATTGAAGTTAGAAGCTATGACCCAAAGTTGGTCTGAACTAACAATATTAGTTAAGATAAGCATCCACgttttttttgaaacttctTTGCTGGTACAGATGTACTTACCAGAGATCCTGTTTATCGTATCCTTATTAATTGATGTTGGTCCAAGGGAACTCAGATCATCACTACACCAGCTATTAATGAATGTATGCCATTCCTTGGCTATTAACTCAGCTTTACCACAAGATCATAGAAATAATCTAGATGAAATAAGTGATATATTTGCACATCAAAAGGTGAAGTTTATGTTTGGGTTCAGCGAGGACAAAGGACGAATTTTACAGATTTTTAGcgcttcttcttttgcaaGCAAGTTTAATATTCTGgatttcttcatcaataatatattattgCTGATGGAATATTCTTCAACGTACGAAGCAAACGTGTGGAAGACAAGATACAAGAAATATGTCTTGGAATCTGTGTTTACAAgtaattcttttctttcgGCACGTTCAATCATGATTGTTGGTATAATGGGTAAATCTTACATAACTGAAGGGTTATGCAAGGCTATGTTAATTGAAACCATGAAAGTTATCGCCGAACCAAAGATTACTGACGAGCATCTTTTCTTAGCCATATCTCATATTTTTACTTATTccaaaattgttgaaggTTTGGATCCCAACCTTGACTTAATGAAGCACTTATTTTGGTTTTCAACACTCTTCCTTGAATCACGTCACCCGATAATTTTTGAGGGTGCCCTTCTCTTTGTGTCAAACTGTATAAGGCGCCTATACATGGCCcagtttgaaaatgaaagcgAAACATCATTGATAAGTACTTTACTTAAGGGGAGAAAGTTTGCTCATACCTTTTTAAGCAAGATAGAGAATCTTAGTGGTATTGTTTGGAATGAAGATAATTTTACACACATTCTgattttcatcattaatAAAGGACTATCCAATCCTTTCATTAAGAGTACGGcttttgatttcttgaaGATGATGTTTAGAAACTCCTACTTTGAGCATCAAATCAATCAGAAATCTGATCATTATTTGTGCTATATGTTCCTATTGTATTTTGTTTTAAACTGCAATCAATTTGAGGAACTTTTAGGTGACGTTGATTTTGAAGGAGAAATGGTTAACATTGAAAACAAGAACACCATTCCTAAAATTTTGTTAGAGTGGTTGAGTTCGGATAACGAAAATGCAAACATTACCCTCTATCAAGGTGCGATACTGTTCAAATGTTCAGTTACGGATGAACCAAGTAGATTTAGGTTTGCGTTGATTATTAGGCATCTATTGACAAAGAAACCCATTTGTGCATTGCGTTTTTACAGTGTTATTCGTAAcgaaataagaaaaatatcagcATTTGAGCAAAATTCGGATTGTGTTCCACTTGCTTTCGATATTTTAAACTTATTAGTGACGCATTCAGAGTCTAATTCGTTAGAAAAACTTCACGAAGAATCCATTGAACGTCTAACCAAAAGAGGTTTATCGATTGTGACTTCTTCTGGTATATTTGCGAAGAACTCCGACATGATGATACCTTTAGATGTAAAACCTGAAGATATCTATGAACGTAAGAGAATAATGACAATGATTTTATCAAGGATGTCATGTTCTGCTTAG
- the ATG19 gene encoding Atg19p (Receptor protein for the cytoplasm-to-vacuole targeting (Cvt) pathway; delivers cargo proteins aminopeptidase I (Ape1p) and alpha-mannosidase (Ams1p) to the phagophore assembly site for packaging into Cvt vesicles; interaction with Atg19p during the Cvt pathway requires phosphorylation by Hrr25p) has protein sequence MNNSKTNQQMNTSMGYPLTVYDECNKFQLIVPTLDANIMLWCIGQLSLLNDSNGCKHLFWQPNDKSNVRILLNNYDYGHLFKYLQCQRKCSVYIGEGTLKKYNLTISTSFDNFLDLTPSEEKESLCREDAHEDPVSPKAGSEEEISPNSTSNVVVSRECLDNFMKQLLKLEESLNKLELEQKVTNKEPNHRISGTIDIPEDRSELVNFFTELKTVKQLEDVFQRYHDYERLSQECDSKTEIASDHSKKETKIEVEPPNERSLQITMNQRDNSLYFQLFNNTNSVLAGNCKLKFTDAGDKPTTQIIDMGPHEIGIKEYKEYRYFPYALDLEAGSTIEIENQYGEVIFLGKYGSSPMINLRPPSRLSAESLQASQEPFYSFQIDTLPELDDSSIISTSISLSYDGDDNEKALTWEEL, from the coding sequence ATGAACAACTCAAAGACTAACCAACAGATGAACACCTCAATGGGGTACCCCTTAACCGTCTACGATGAATGTAACAAATTCCAACTAATTGTGCCAACTTTAGATGCAAATATCATGCTTTGGTGTATTGGACAACTTTCACTGCTGAATGATTCTAACGGTTGTAAGCATTTGTTTTGGCAACCGAATGACAAGTCAAATGTCCGAATCTTACTAAATAATTATGACTATGGTCACTTGTTCAAATACTTGCAATgtcaaagaaaatgctCAGTTTATATCGGAGAAGGAACGCTTAAGAAATATAATTTGACTATTTCTACATCCTTTGACAACTTTTTGGACCTGACGCCCTCCGAGGAGAAGGAAAGCTTATGTAGAGAAGACGCACACGAAGATCCCGTATCTCCAAAGGCTGGTTCCGAAGAAGAGATAAGCCCTAATTCCACCTCTAATGTGGTTGTGTCAAGAGAATGCTTGGATAACTTCATGAAACAACTCCTTAAGTTGGAAGAATCGTTAAATAAGTTGGAATTGGAGCAAAAGGTCACAAATAAAGAACCTAACCACAGAATAAGCGGTACGATTGACATACCAGAAGATAGGTCCGAACTAGTGAACTTTTTCACAGAGTTGAAAACAGTCAAACAACTTGAGGACGTTTTTCAACGTTACCATGACTATGAGAGGTTATCACAAGAATGTGACAGTAAGACGGAAATCGCCTCTGACCATtcgaaaaaggaaactaaAATAGAAGTGGAACCCCCAAATGAGCGCTCATTGCAAATCACAATGAACCAAAGGGACAATTCATTGTATTTCCAGTTGTTTAACAACACAAACTCTGTTTTGGCAGGCAACTGCAAACTGAAGTTTACTGACGCTGGCGATAAGCCAACCACGCAAATTATTGACATGGGTCCTCATGAAATAGGAATAAAGGAGTACAAGGAATACCGATACTTTCCATACGCACTTGATTTAGAGGCCGGCTCCACTATCGAGATTGAAAATCAGTATGGAGAAGTGATCTTCTTGGGCAAGTATGGCTCTTCTCCAATGATTAACTTAAGGCCACCTTCAAGATTATCTGCAGAAAGTTTACAGGCATCCCAAGAGCCATTTTACTCCTTTCAAATCGATACGTTACCAGAACTGGATGACTCTAGTATCATCAGTACATCCATTTCACTCTCTTATGACGGTGACGACAATGAAAAAGCCCTGACTTGGGAAGAACTCTAG